From Actinomyces sp. oral taxon 171 str. F0337, one genomic window encodes:
- the folE gene encoding GTP cyclohydrolase I FolE gives MSYDDEGVRRAVHDLLVAIGEDPERDGLRDTPERMARAYAEMFAGLGQDPAEHVERVFDVGHEEMVLVRDIPMYSVCEHHLLPFHGLAHVGYIPSEDGRVTGLSKVARLVDGYARRPQVQERLTRQIADALVERLECRGVLVVVEAEHLCMSMRGVRKPGSNTVTSAVRGIMRNAATRSEAMSLVLGRRS, from the coding sequence ATGAGCTACGACGACGAGGGCGTGCGGCGGGCGGTGCACGACCTGCTCGTCGCCATCGGGGAGGACCCCGAGCGCGACGGGCTGCGTGACACCCCCGAGCGCATGGCGCGCGCCTACGCGGAGATGTTCGCCGGTCTTGGGCAGGACCCGGCCGAGCACGTCGAGCGGGTCTTCGACGTCGGGCACGAGGAGATGGTCCTCGTGCGCGACATCCCCATGTACTCGGTGTGCGAGCACCACCTCCTGCCTTTCCACGGGTTGGCGCACGTGGGCTACATCCCCAGTGAGGACGGGCGCGTCACCGGCCTGTCCAAGGTGGCGCGCCTCGTGGACGGCTACGCCCGGCGCCCCCAGGTCCAGGAGCGGCTCACCCGGCAGATCGCCGACGCCCTCGTCGAGCGTCTGGAGTGCCGGGGGGTGCTCGTGGTGGTCGAGGCCGAGCACCTGTGCATGTCGATGCGGGGCGTGCGCAAGCCCGGCTCCAACACGGTCACCTCCGCCGTGCGCGGCATCATGCGCAACGCCGCCACCCGATCCGAGGCCATGAGCCTGGTCCTGGGCCGGCGGTCCTGA
- a CDS encoding ATP-binding protein, with protein MDNINNPYTPNAGAAPEVLIGRDGQTEAFSILLQRLKRGRTEQSMIMTGLRGVGKTVLLNRFAELAELAGWESIELEASKHDETAFRQSIFSKFRAALLHISPRRRWSERARHAAEVLSSFVLSIDQSGTFSVTWDVDPSEGYGDHGDLGLDLTDVFLAVGDVAKEKETGIVLLIDEVQFLTTVQLESLIQAVHKSVQKKLPITFVGAGLPQIAELAGDAKSYAERLFKFPRIDSLTPEEARQALVGPAETENVSYDEDAVDLAVSLTHGYPYFIQELGYQAWIVASGNHITAEDISTAKEAYEAKLDGSFFRVRLDRATPLQTAYMRAMAELGSEPQKAADVASLMKRESSQVAPIRSQLIDMGLLYTPQHGYAAFTVPDFDKFMMRAVPRLEVPEIQHRRRRGK; from the coding sequence GTGGACAACATCAACAACCCGTACACACCCAACGCAGGAGCAGCACCGGAGGTCCTCATTGGTCGCGACGGGCAAACCGAGGCGTTTTCCATCCTACTTCAGAGGCTCAAACGAGGCCGGACAGAGCAATCGATGATTATGACCGGCCTGCGCGGCGTCGGCAAGACCGTCCTGCTTAACAGGTTCGCAGAACTCGCCGAGCTGGCAGGATGGGAGTCAATCGAGCTTGAAGCGAGCAAGCACGACGAAACAGCATTCCGTCAGTCCATCTTCTCCAAGTTTCGCGCAGCACTCCTACACATATCACCTCGTCGCCGCTGGAGCGAACGCGCTCGACACGCCGCAGAAGTACTCAGTTCCTTTGTGCTATCGATCGACCAATCCGGCACTTTTTCCGTCACATGGGACGTAGACCCATCCGAAGGCTACGGTGATCACGGCGACCTAGGGCTAGACCTCACGGACGTATTTCTAGCCGTAGGAGATGTTGCGAAGGAAAAAGAAACCGGGATCGTCCTACTCATCGACGAAGTTCAATTTCTCACCACTGTTCAACTTGAATCACTCATACAAGCGGTTCACAAGTCCGTCCAAAAAAAGCTTCCCATCACTTTTGTGGGAGCCGGCCTACCACAGATCGCCGAGCTCGCTGGAGACGCCAAGTCTTATGCCGAAAGACTGTTCAAGTTCCCACGCATCGACTCCCTCACCCCCGAGGAAGCCCGGCAAGCACTTGTGGGACCCGCAGAAACCGAGAACGTGTCCTACGACGAAGATGCCGTGGACCTCGCAGTCAGCCTCACTCACGGCTACCCGTACTTCATTCAGGAGCTGGGGTACCAAGCATGGATCGTGGCGAGCGGAAACCACATCACAGCAGAAGACATCAGTACCGCTAAAGAAGCATACGAAGCAAAGCTCGACGGGTCGTTCTTCCGCGTACGACTCGACCGTGCAACCCCCCTTCAAACCGCATACATGAGAGCCATGGCGGAACTCGGCTCCGAGCCCCAGAAAGCAGCCGATGTCGCTTCCCTCATGAAACGAGAGTCATCACAAGTGGCACCCATCAGATCTCAACTCATTGACATGGGGCTGCTATACACGCCCCAGCACGGTTATGCTGCCTTCACCGTCCCGGACTTCGACAAGTTCATGATGCGAGCCGTACCCCGCCTCGAAGTCCCAGAGATTCAACATCGCCGTCGACGCGGGAAATGA
- a CDS encoding YvaD family protein: MSPTYKRLLVAVDAGLLLYWAAVFLNLIPEHLRFKDYSNQVIQAWNWSFFPLDVAAALTVFLGAHLTRVGSRVGDLVLTVGLMLTFCAGFMAISFWSFYCDFDPMWWGSNALLMIVPALAFGSMVCRRLETVENRA; the protein is encoded by the coding sequence ATGAGTCCCACGTACAAGAGGCTGCTGGTGGCCGTCGATGCCGGGCTGCTGCTCTACTGGGCGGCCGTCTTCCTCAATCTCATTCCCGAGCACCTGCGTTTCAAGGACTACTCCAACCAGGTCATCCAGGCCTGGAACTGGTCCTTCTTCCCGCTCGACGTCGCCGCCGCACTGACCGTCTTCCTCGGCGCCCACCTGACGCGCGTGGGCAGCAGGGTCGGTGACCTGGTGCTGACGGTCGGGCTCATGCTCACCTTCTGCGCCGGGTTCATGGCGATCTCCTTCTGGTCCTTCTACTGCGACTTCGACCCCATGTGGTGGGGATCCAACGCCCTGCTCATGATCGTCCCGGCGCTCGCCTTCGGCTCCATGGTCTGCAGGCGGCTCGAGACCGTGGAGAACCGGGCATGA
- a CDS encoding DMT family transporter yields the protein MCAWPALGGAIISEVSATLALRQALNQPGFYVVVGSGYALAFILLSLTLRAGMPLGVAYGLWSAGGVAVTAMASRLLFGEPLTRTMVAGIVLIMAGVLLVEIGVQRAGTQDKDGEMP from the coding sequence GTGTGCGCCTGGCCGGCGCTTGGAGGTGCCATCATCTCCGAGGTGTCGGCGACCCTCGCCCTGCGCCAGGCCTTGAACCAACCGGGTTTCTACGTCGTTGTCGGGAGCGGGTACGCGCTGGCCTTCATCCTCCTGTCGTTGACGCTCAGAGCGGGTATGCCGCTCGGCGTCGCCTACGGGCTCTGGTCGGCCGGGGGAGTGGCCGTGACGGCTATGGCCTCAAGACTCCTCTTCGGTGAGCCACTGACTCGCACCATGGTGGCCGGGATTGTGCTCATCATGGCCGGGGTGCTCCTCGTTGAGATCGGGGTGCAGCGCGCGGGTACGCAGGACAAGGACGGTGAGATGCCATGA
- a CDS encoding DMT family transporter: MSGVYLVAAIASETTGTLSLKLASDGKGLRWYGVVMVGYLAAFAMLTLALTEGLPLGVAYGIWSAGGVAVTAIASRLLFSEPLTRTMVAGIVLIMAGVLLVELGSPH; the protein is encoded by the coding sequence ATGAGCGGGGTCTACCTTGTGGCGGCCATCGCCTCCGAGACCACCGGCACACTGTCACTCAAGCTCGCCTCCGACGGCAAGGGACTACGGTGGTACGGCGTTGTCATGGTCGGCTACCTGGCGGCCTTCGCCATGTTGACCCTGGCCCTCACAGAGGGACTGCCGCTCGGTGTCGCCTACGGGATCTGGTCGGCCGGGGGAGTGGCCGTCACGGCAATCGCCTCACGGCTCCTCTTCAGTGAGCCACTGACCCGCACCATGGTGGCCGGGATTGTGCTCATCATGGCCGGGGTGCTCCTCGTCGAGCTCGGCAGCCCGCACTGA